From a single Nothobranchius furzeri strain GRZ-AD chromosome 9, NfurGRZ-RIMD1, whole genome shotgun sequence genomic region:
- the usp47 gene encoding ubiquitin carboxyl-terminal hydrolase 47 isoform X3 produces the protein MFWRSRQKIQNAAEEPRVLCIIQDTTSAKTVNERLTLNLPASTTLSKLHEDVAHKAGYVNDTFDLTWANITDMAPLEHNSEMSLSDSGFEPGKKNFLQLTDKDGEQPRVVSEESGTADSSGLDDSSQERFIGPLQRDGSACGSGDYSSPSYSYSSILSKSDTGYVGLVNQAMTCYLNSLLQTLYMTPEFRNALYNWEFEESEEDPVTSIPYQLQRLFVLLQTSKKRAIETTDVTRSFGWDSSEAWQQHDVQELCRVMFDALEQKWKQTEQADLINQLYQGKLKDYVRCLECGYESWRIDTYLDIPLVIRPFGASQAYGSVEEALQAFIQPETLDGPNQYFCERCKKKCDARKGLRFLHLPYLLTLQLKRFDFDYTTMHRIKLNDRMVFPEELDMSPFIDVEDEKSPQTESCTDSGAENEGSCHSDQMSNDFSTDDCVDEGICLDSTSSTERALKPKSLLTFELFSVMVHSGSAAGGHYYAYIKSFSDGQWYSFNDQHVSKITQDDIRKTYGGSSGSRGYYSSAFASSTNAYMLIYRLKDLSRNTKFLAVEDFPEHIKSLVQKEKESEEQEKRQREIERNTCKIKLFCMHPVKMMVESKLEVHKDRTLREATEMAYKLMELEGAVSLDCCRLVKYDEFHEYLERSYEGEEDTPMGLLLGGVKSSYMFDLLLETRRPEQVFQPYKPGEVMVKVFIVDLKTETITPPVSVRAYLNQTVTEFKQLIAQATGLSAETMRVVLERCYNDLRLLYVPNKTLKAEGFFRSNKVFVESSELADHQVVFTDSLLWKLLDRHGNTIRLFVLLPEQSPGALTNRTVCQKAGEDTDGPLEGSKGNRKSVEAILEESTEKLKNLSLQQQGSSTSDSQKSPDTSDFEHIESPTQEAHSNSSLCVAADNRGLENRIRATPGSSGGASSDTENPFVCEERSDSEVNNDRSTSSVDSDILSSSHSSDTLCNADSGPIQLANGLDSHSITSSRRSKAHEGKKETWDTAEEDSGTDSEYDDNGKSKAEAQYLYFRAEPFSQDEASWETQKCLVVHVDKRITLAAFKQKLEPYVGVVSSQFKVFRVYANNQEFESVRLNETLSSFSDDNKITIRLGRALKKGEYRVKVYQLMVNEPEPCKFLVDTVFAKGMTVRQSKEELLPQLKEQCKLDLSVDRVRLRKKTWKNPGTVFLDYHIYEEDISISSNWEVFLEVLNDPEKMKSMSQLAVLTRRWSPATMKLGPFQEVILESSSVDELKEKLSEVSEVPLENVEFAKGRGTFPCDISVLEIHQDLDWNPKVSTLNVWPLYICDDGAVVFYRDSREEPLELSEDERNELMKKESSRLLKTGHRVSYSPRKEKALKIYLDGGPVRDPGQD, from the exons ATGTTTTGGAGGAGCAGACAGAAG ATCCAGAATGCGGCCGAGGAGCCCAGAGTGCTGTGTATAATTCAGGACACCACCAGTGCAAAAACGGTCAACGAGAGGCTGACTCTCAACCTGCCTGCTTCCACTACTCTTTCCAAACTTCATGAGGACGTTGCACACAAAGCCGGATATGTGAATGACACCTTTGACCTCACCTGGGCAAACATTACAGACATG GCACCGCTGGAACACAACAGTGAGATGTCCCTCTCAGATTCTGGGTTTGAGCCCGGTAAGAAAAATTTCCTTCAGCTCACAGATAAAGATGGAGAGCAGCCACGGGTTGTGTCG GAAGAGTCAGGAACAGCGGACAGCAGCGGACTGGATGACAGTTCTCAGGAGCGTTTTATTGGGCCTCTACAGAGAGATGGCAGTGCATGTGGCAGCGGCGACTACAGCAGTCCATCCTACTCCTACTCGTCTATTCTCAGCAAATCTGATACAG GTTATGTTGGCTTGGTTAACCAAGCTATGACGTGCTATTTGAACAGTCTCCTGCAAACACTTTACATGACCCCAGAATTCAGAAATGCGCTCTACAA CTGGGAGTTTGAAGAGTCAGAGGAGGATCCAGTTACCAGTATTCCCTATCAGCTGCAAAGACTGTTTGTTCTGCTGCAGACCAGTAAGAAGCGAGCGATTGAGACCACTGATGTGACGCGGAGCTTCGGCTGGGATAGCAGCGAGG CTTGGCAGCAGCATGATGTCCAGGAGCTGTGCAGAGTCATGTTTGATGCCCTAGAGCAGAAGTGGAAGCAGACTGAACAG GCTGATCTGATCAACCAGCTGTACCAAGGAAAGCTGAAGGATTACGTTCGCTGTTTGGAGTGTGGCTACGAGAGCTGGAGAATTGATACTTACCTGGACATCCCTCTGGTGATCAGACCCTTTGGAGCCAGCCAGGCCTACGGGAGTGTG GAGGAGGCTTTGCAGGCATTCATCCAGCCAGAAACTCTGGATGGACCCAACCAGTACTTCTGCGAACGCTGCAAAAAGAAGTGTGACGCGCGAAAG GGTCTGAGATTTCTGCACCTTCCTTACCTGCTGACCTTACAACTGAAAAGGTTTGATTTTGACTACACCACCATGCATCGCATCAAGCTTAATGACCGCATGGTGTTCCCCGAGGAGCTGGATATGAGTCCATTCATCGATGTGGAAGATGAG AAGTCACCTCAGACAGAGAGCTGTACTGATAGTGGAGCAGAGAATGAAGGCAGTTGCCACAGCGACCAAATGAGCAATGACTTCTCCACTGATGACTGTGTGGATGAGGGCATCTGCTTGGACAGCACCAGCAGCACGGAGAGGGCGCTGAAGCCAAAG AGCTTGTTGACCTTTGAGCTGTTCTCCGTCATGGTCCATTCAGGGAGCGCTGCTGGGGGCCACTACTATGCTTATATCAAGTCTTTCAGCGATGGCCAGTGGTACAGTTTCAACGATCAACACGTTAGCAAG ATCACCCAGGATGATATCAGGAAGACATATGGGGGGTCATCGGGGAGCAGAGGCTATTATTCTAGTGCCTTTGCAAG CTCGACAAATGCGTACATGCTGATTTATAGACTGAAAGACCTCTCAAGGAATACGA AGTTTCTAGCTGTGGAAGATTTCCCAGAGCACATAAAGAGTTTGGTTCAGAAGGAGAAAGAGTCTGAAGAGCAAGAGAAACGCCAGAGGGAGATCGAACGCAATACTTGCAAG ATCAAGCTTTTCTGCATGCATCCtgtgaagatgatggtggagAGCAAGCTGGAAGTTCACAAGGACAGAACTCTCAGGGAAGCGACAGAAATGGCCTACAAG ctgatGGAGCTGGAAGGAGCCGTCTCACTGGACTGCTGTCGCTTGGTGAAGTATGATGAGTTCCACGAGTATCTGGAGCGATCGTATGAAGGGGAGGAAGACACTCCGATGGGGCTCCTCCTCGGCGGAGTCAAGTCCTCGTACATGTTCGACCTCCTGCTAGAGACACGCAGGCCAGAGCAGGTGTTCCAGCCTTACAAACCTGGAG AAGTGATGGtgaaggtttttattgttgatctgAAGACCGAGACCATTACCCCTCCAGTCAGCGTTCGAGCGTACCTGAACCAGACAGTCACCGAGTTCAAACAGCTTATTGCACAG GCTACGGGGCTTTCTGCAGAGACCATGCGAGTGGTCTTGGAGCGCTGCTATAATGACCTCCGGCTTCTCTATGTTCCAAATAAGACGCTTAAAGCTGAAGGATTCTTCAGGAGTAACAAG GTTTTTGTGGAGAGCTCTGAGTTGGCGGATCATCAGGTTGTGTTCACTGACTCACTCTTGTGGAAACTGTTGGATCGTCATGGGAATACGATCCGGCTGTTTGTCTTACTACCTGAACAGTCTCCTGGTGCTCTGACCAATAGAACTGTTTGCCAAAAGGCAGGAGAAGACACCGACGGTCCCTTAGAGGGGTCAAAGGGCAACAGGAAATCTGTGGAAGCTATCCTGGAGGAAAGCACAGAAAAGTTAAAGAACTTGTCTCTGCAGCAGCAAGGCTCCAGCACTAGCGACAGCCAGAAAAGTCCTGACACCAGCGACTTTGAGCATATTGAATCCCCGACCCAAGAGGCCCACTCAAACTCTTCTCTGTGCGTGGCCGCAGACAACAGAGGGTTGGAGAACCGGATCAGAGCCACGCCCGGCAGCAGCGGAGGGGCCTCCTCCGACACAGAGAACCCATTTGTTTGCGAGGAACGGTCAGACTCTGAGGTGAACAATGATCGTAGCACAAGCTCAGTGGACAGTGACATCCTGAGCTCCAGCCACAGTAGCGACACGCTGTGCAACGCCGACAGCGGCCCCATTCAGCTGGCCAACGGCCTGGATTCACATAGCATCACAAGTAGCCGACGCTCCAAAGCTCACGAAGGCAAAAAAGAGACGTGGGACACAGCTGAAGAGGACTCCGGGACGGACAGCGAGTACGACGACAACGGGAAGAGCAAAGCAGAAGCTCAGTACCTGTACTTCAGAGCGGAGCCATTTTCTCAGGACGAAGCTTCGTGGGAAACACAAAAAT GTCTAGTGGTCCACGTGGACAAGAGGATAACATTAGCAGCATTCAAACAGAAGCTGGAGCCTTACGTAGGAGTAGTGTCGTCCCAGTTCAAGGTGTTTCGGGTTTATGCCAACAACCAGGAGTTTGAGAGCGTACGGCTGAACGAGACACTCTCGTCCTTCTCTGATGATAACAAG ATTACTATTCGACTCGGAAGAGCCCTGAAAAAGGGTGAATACAGAGTTAAAGTGTATCAGCTCATGGTGAATGAACCAGAG CCCTGTAAGTTCCTTGTGGACACGGTGTTTGCCAAGGGCATGACTGTCAGACAGTCCAAGGAGGAACTGCTTCCTCAGCTAAAAGAGCAGTGTAAGCTAGACCTCAGCGTCGACAG agTTCGTCTCAGGAAAAAAACCTGGAAGAATCCAGGCACCGTCTTTCTGGATTACCACATCTACGAGGAAGACATCAGCATTTCCTCCAACTGGGAAGTTTTCTTGGAAGTCCTTAATG ACCCAGAGAAGATGAAGTCCATGTCTCAGCTAGCTGTTCTGACTCGAAGGTGGAGTCCAGCTACGATGAAACTGGGACCTTTCCAGGAGGTgattctggagagcagcagtgttGACGAACTCAAAGAGAAG cttagtgaagtcaGTGAAGTTCCTCTTGAGAATGTGGAGTTTGCAAAG GGTAGAGGAACTTTCCCGTGTGATATATCCGTGCTGGAGATCCATCAGGATTTGGACTGGAACCCCAAGGTGTCGACTCTCAACGTGTGGCCTCTTTACATCTGTGACGACGGAGCCGTGGTGTTCTACAG GGACAGCAGGGAAGAACCTCTGGAGCTCTCGGAGGATGAGCGTAACGAGCTCATGAAGAAGGAGAGTAGTCGACTGCTCAAAACAGGACATCGTGTCAGCTACTCTCCTCGAAAAGAAAAGGCTCTCAAGATCTACCTGGATGGCGGCCCCGTGAGAGACCCGGGACAGGACTGA